Proteins encoded in a region of the Anopheles ziemanni chromosome 2, idAnoZiCoDA_A2_x.2, whole genome shotgun sequence genome:
- the LOC131281179 gene encoding protein wntless: protein MSGTILENLSGKKLSILVACLLLLQFLCFLLGGLIAPVPASVQTILATICKDIPGSHNDTTIWLYSRGEDQCRSLDHLDIENDDMKMANQIVFVFQMPLPREGRQLDYSRWQQNLIGVLQTDIVFDANMLHTPHTKITIDARLAYRNKGDSDQDWKYLASSLEQRDLDCTANNVTDDYLYNCNTIPLFELGSLHHDFYLLNVRLPVDSSLRMNLDIGHIRDLHLSVIYQNGGFTKVWVSLKTAFLPFICLILVWFWQRVHLLQRKPALLEVMLLSLGCALSFLNLPLEYFTLFFDMPFMLLLSDIRQGIFYAALLSFWLVFAGEHMLIQETGDKSSLKTYWKHLSAVVVGCVSLFLFDLCERGIQLRNPFYSIWVSKIGANVALGFIISAGISAALYFFFLCYMIWKVFCNINIKRTSLPSMSSARRLHYEGIIYRFQFLMLATLLCAALTIIGFIIGQVSEGRWKWDENIDIEFTSAFFTGVYGMWNIYIFALIVLYAPSHKKWPSNETTENIMSEEIEFSNLPSDSNPSEISSLTQFARKAAQD from the exons ATGTCGGGAACAATATTAGAAAATCTCAGTGGAAAAAAGTTGAGCATTTTAGTAGCGTGcctgttgttgctgcagttCCTTTGCTTTTTACTGGGTGGCCTTATAG cACCTGTACCAGCTAGTGTCCAAACAATTCTTGCAACTATATGCAAAGACATCCCCGGATCGCACAATGACACCACAATATGGCTGTATTCACGGGGCGAGGACCAATGTCGAAGTTTGGATCATTTAGATATTGAAAACGATGACATGAAGATGGCAAACCAAATCGTATTTGTATTTCAAATGCCACTTCCTCGCGAAGGCCGACAACTGGATTACTCTCGGTGGCAGCAAAATTTAATAGGTGTTCTCCAAACGGATATTGTTTTTGACGCTAATATGTTGCATACACCGCACACCAAGATTACGATTGACGCCCGGTTAGCATATCGGAATAAGGGTGATTCTGATCAAGATTGGAAATATTTAGCCTCGTCCTTGGAGCAACGAGATTTGGACTGCACAGCTAATAATGTAACCGACGACTATTTATACAATTGCAATACCATTCCATTGTTTGAACTTGGTTCGTTACACCATGACTTCTACCTTCTAAATGTCCGACTCCCGGTGGATAGCAGCCTTCGAATGAACCTGGATATTGGTCATATTAGAGATTTGCACCTATCGGTAATTTACCAGAACGGTGGCTTCACAAAAGTATGGGTTTCTCTGAAAACTGCATTCCTACCGTTTATCTGCTTaattttggtttggttctggCAACGAGTACATCTTCTTCAGCGCAAACCGGCCTTGCTAGAGGTGATGCTATTATCACTTGGCTGTGCATTAAGCTTTTTGAACCTTCCTCTTGAGTATTTTACACTTTTCTTTGATATGCCCTTCATGCTGCTACTGAGTGACATTCGGCAAGGAATATTTTACGCAGCATTACTCTCGTTTTGGCTGGTATTCGCCGGAGAACATATGCTG attcaaGAAACAGGAGATAAATCAAGCCTAAAAACATATTGGAAGCACCTGAGTGCCGTGGTTGTTGGttgtgtttctctttttttatttgatttgtgtgAACGAGGAATTCAGCTACGCAATCCTTTTTATTCCATATGGGTATCTAAAATTGGAGCTAATGTAGCA CTTGGATTCATCATATCGGCTGGTATTTCTGCAGCACtgtactttttctttctttgttatATGatctggaaagtgttttgtaaCATAAACATCAAGCGAACCTCACTTCCGTCGATGTCATCTGCTCGAAGACTCCATTACGAAGGAATCATCTACCGTTTTCAGTTCTTAATGCTGGCCACTTTGCTTTGTGCAGCCTTAACGATTATTGGGTTCATCATTGGCCAAGTTTCGGAAGGGCGTTGGAAGTGGGATGAAAATATTGACATAGAGTTCACTTCAGCTTTTTTTACCGGTGTGTATGGTATGTGGAACATTTACATCTTTGCGCTCATCGTATTGTATGCTCCAAGTCACAAGAAGTGGCCGTCGAATGAAA
- the LOC131285469 gene encoding ubiA prenyltransferase domain-containing protein 1 homolog, whose protein sequence is MAQIDLNGSKSTLNQPAALGSTTFLNERSKHDWREPVERQRNEAPLMKIKTYLSALRPWSLSASLVPTLLGTTLAVRVQGFQEFNFLTFICTVLTAVSVHCAGNVVNTYYDFVKGIDDRKSDDRTLVDHILSKDEVVTLGVLLYGAGCAGFALLLYLSPAKLEHLALVYFGGMSSSFLYTGGIGLKYIALGDVLILVIFGPISVLFSYMAQTGYIEWATIFYAIPLALNTEAILHSNNTRDAESDKKVGIVTLAILIGKTCSHVLYALLLFTPYVIFVVLSMKYSGLFLLPMVTLKQAFDIERQFRNESTLQKVPRETAKLNLFFGILYVVACFLAPQLPFITRN, encoded by the exons ATGGcacaaattgatttaaatggAAGCAAATCGACACTAAATCAACCAGCAGCACTAGGGTCAACCACTTTCCTCAATGAGAGGTCCAAACATGATTGGAGGGAACCGGTAGAGCGGCAACGTAACGAAG cTCCCTTGATGAAGATTAAAACGTATTTATCCGCACTTCGACCTTGGTCTTTATCGGCCAGTCTAGTACCCACGTTGCTGGGAACGACTCTCGCAGTACGTGTCCAAGGGTTCCAGGAGTTTAATTTTTTGACTTTCATCTGCACCGTCCTGACCGCTGTATCAGTGCATTGCGCCGGAAATGTAGTGAATACGTACTATGATTTTGTCAAAGGTATCGACGATCGCAAATCAGACGATAGAACATTAGTTGACCATATTCTCAGTAAGGATGAG GTGGTTACTCTGGGGGTCCTATTGTACGGTGCTGGCTGTGCCGGCTTCGCATTGTTGTTGTATCTTTCACCAGCTAAATTGGAACATTTGGCACTGGTATACTTTGGTGGAATGTCATCTAGTTTCCTGTACACTGGAGGAATTGGTTTAAAGTACATAGCGCTCGGTGATGTGCTGATATTGGTCATCTTTGGTCCTATTTCGGTGTTATTTTCATACATGGCACAAACTGGTTACATAGAATGGGCTACGattttctacgcaattccactTGCACTCAACACGGAAGCAATCCTGCACAGCAATAACACACGAGACGCCGAATCGGACAAAAAGGTTGGCATCGTAACTCTGGCAATCCTGATCGGAAAAACCTGCTCGCATGTTCTATACGCCCTGCTGCTATTCACGCCGTATGTGATTTTCGTGGTACTTAGTATGAAATACTCAGGTCTATTCTTGTTGCCTATGGTAACCCTTAAACAGGCTTTTGACATAGAACGTCAGTTTCGCAATGAAAGCACACTGCAAAAGGTACCACGTGAAACAGCGAAACTTAACTTGTTTTTTGGTATTCTTTATGTGGTGGCTTGCTTTTTAGCCCCGCAATTGCCTTTCATTACGCGCAATTAA